CTTCCTGGGTTTGGATTTCACCATCTAACTGTGCTTGCAGATTTCTCACAGTGGCTTCTCTAGCGGATATTTCACCTTGTTTTGCACCAGCCCTCACCTGATCTAACCGTGATCTCGCCACTCGGACTTGTTGCTGTGCTTCCTTAAGATTAGCTTGCAGGCGATCGCGATTATCCAAAATAGCAATCACATCTCCAGCCCTAACTTGCTGACCTTCATCAACCAACAATTGAGCCACACGACTACCACCACTAGGATCAGTAGGAGCCGAAATTCTAACAACTTCCCCGGCTGGTGACAATCTTCCCAACGCATTTATTTTTGGCGTAACTGGTGGACTAACTTGTGTGGACACAACTGGAGTGGGACTAGTTTTTGGGCGAGTCACATAAACGACACCAGCCCCCATCCCCATTACCGAGGTAATACCCAAAGCGACTAACCAACGTAAATTGGGTGGAAACAAAGACGACTTTCTAATTTCCTCAGAATTTCGCAACATTCTATAATTCCTTGTATAGCGGTTTAAAATATTAAATTCCTGTCCCCCTCCTCGCTTGCGGGGAGGGGCTAGGGGTGGGGTTCCTATTCGCCCCTGTCTCCACAAGCTGTTCATACTTAAAGAAACCAGGATTCAGAATCCCACAAGGGTCATACTTGCGTTTCATGTCATTGACAGTAGACCAGTAATTCCCGAATTGCGATCGCCATCTTGGCAAATCAAAATCCGCCCAAGTCGCCATATATCTTTTTCCGCCCATTTGCAAACCCAAATCAGTGAGTAAATTTAACTGCTCTAACACAACTTGAACCTGAGCTTTCGGAATAGTCGGATACATTCCCAACCCGATAATTAACTCATCATCAGGTAAAGGAAACATTGGCATTTTATGCTTACAAGAATTGAGACAAAACGAACCTACAGGTACGGTGCGAAAATCAACAAACCCAGGTAAACGCTGGATAGCAATATCAATAAATTCCTTTGCCCTAGAAGCTGGTAAAAGTACATCTATCCAAGTATTAGCAGTATTTACAGGATGAGGAACTTGACCTAATGGTTGAATGAACTTCTCAAAGGTCAAGTCTTCCGTGTGGATATGACGATAAAAATTTAAACTACCAAGCAATTCTGCCTCATTTATCTCATGTACAGAATCAACTTCTATCGTAATTTGCATCCTGTAGAACCATTGAATTAAAGGTTTCATCTGATTTTCTTTCCTGCTTATTCCTTGTAAACAGGGTGAAAATAAAGATACCAAACCATCAATCCGACCTTCTGAAACCAGACGACGTGCATCATGTAAAAGCTGATCTAAATCGTCATAGCAAAGAAAATAACTGCGAGTGTAAGGGCGATATTTTCTTAAACGATTTTTTACTTTAGTGATGATACCAAACTGACCATAACCACACAGAACATGATAAAAAAGTTCGCTATTTTCTTCTGGTGTACACCAAACAATCTCACCAGTACCAGTAACAACTTCCAAACCCAAACAATTATCAGCTTGAGAACCGTAACGAAAAGAACTCAAACCTAAACCACCAGCCGAGAGAGTTCCCCCCAAAGTGACTTCAAAGTTATTAGTCAGGACAGGTGGAATCACACCATCAGGTATAGCAATATCAACAACTTGCTTCCAAGTCACACCAGGATCAGCTTGAAACCAAAGTTCATTGGGTTTAAATTCATCAATTTGATTCAGATTCCTCATATCTAAGAGGATTCCGCCTTGATTCAAAGATTGACCACTTAAAGAATGTCCCGCAGCCCGTGAAGAAATTGTTAAACCTTGTTTAGCAGCATATTTAATTGCAGCAGCAATATCACTCGAATTTTGCGGACGAATCACAACTTGAGGCTGTTTTTTAACAATGTTTCCAAAATCCTGAGAAACTGCTTCTAACTCTGATTTCTTATTACTAACTTCCCCAGAAATAATCTGTTTTAAATCAGCGAGAACGTTGTTCATTTTGTTATTCTAATTAAGATTTTAATCTAACCACAGAGACGCAGAGGACACAGAGGAATAAAGAATAGGCATTTGAAAATCGTGAGTGAAAAAGTGCGACAATCCCAATCTGGTAAAAATACATAATACCAATGAGAAAACCTCTTATACCCTCTTCCCTTGGCGTTCTTTGCGTCTTGGCGGTTCGTTTCTCCAAAATTAATTTAAAAAACGTATTTTCAGCATCCTAAAGCCAACCTTAAACAAATTTGGAATTAATCCGATAAAAGCAATAACACGAGATATTAATTGAGAAAAACTATTTTGAGTATCTGTCGTATCTACTAGCAAGTTATTTGTATTCCTTTCATACTTAAATACACAGACACAATCACCTTCAGCTTGTTTACTCAAAATTGCTGCCTTTATTCCCGGAAAAGCCCTTCTAGTAGCTTCTTGTTCCATCTCGCAGAACACACGACAAGGACTATCAAAACCGTATTCTTTGGCGATAGATAAAACTGGGCAAACTCTTTGAATTTCTAATGCTGCATCTGTATCATTTTGAGAAACATCTACGACATCCATGACAAAGCCCATCAGTCCCAATAAAGGTGCAGCTTGGGTGAAACCTTTGGCTAGGGTATTGTGATCGATGAAAGTACCCATCAACGCCTTTTGTTGTTCAGGATATTTTTCCATCATCTGTTCAAAAGCAGCTGCGTCTCCTTTTTCTGCTACCAGATTTTTATATTTTTGAAATCTCTTTCTGAACAAATTTATGGCTTTAGATTCATCTAACTTGATGATATCTTCCATGCGGAGATTACCTGTAGCTAGTTCCTTTTCCATGCTCATTTTTCTATGCTTATACCCTGATACTGCTGGTAAAGATTCACTTACATACTTGAATACAAACAAAGGCCAAGTATCAAAACTAGGACATATTTACAAGCATTAAGACAGGATAATGCAATGTCTATTTCTAGCTCGCTCGTAATATATTTCTGTTGTCTGGGTTGGTTAAGAATGAAGTTTTTTGTCATTACCTGTAGTGGCTGCGTGTGGGTTTGGGAGCGATTATTAAATAAACTTTTGGCTAATGATTGTCTGATGTTGACTGATTTAGGTTTTCTCATTACAGCGTCGCCTTTATTCAAGTTTCTATCAGTTGCAATCAAAAAAATCTATAGCCACTCACGAGGATTTTTTAGGACTTCTTTCAACATAGCCTCTTGGCTACCGTGGATAGGTTGATCGTCATATTCCCAGCTAGCAGCAGGAGGCATACAATTAAACACACTTTGCTGCTTCACCATACCGCTAGCTAAACCAAAACGAATTCCGCGATCGCACGATAAAATAAACTCCACATAGCGCCCACGCACCAGATGTTGCCAATACTTATTTGCTTCTGTAAAAGGCATATTTTTACGCCTTTCCAAAATAGGCATATAAGCAGGGAGAAAAGCTGTAGCACAATTAGTTACTAATGGCAACAATATTTCATGATTTTCGTGATTTAAATTGTCAAAGAAAATTCCCCCTATACCGCGATGTTCGCCGCGATGTGGGATGTGGAAATATTCATCACAGGCATTTTTAA
This genomic interval from Nodularia sp. LEGE 06071 contains the following:
- a CDS encoding FAD-binding protein, giving the protein MNNVLADLKQIISGEVSNKKSELEAVSQDFGNIVKKQPQVVIRPQNSSDIAAAIKYAAKQGLTISSRAAGHSLSGQSLNQGGILLDMRNLNQIDEFKPNELWFQADPGVTWKQVVDIAIPDGVIPPVLTNNFEVTLGGTLSAGGLGLSSFRYGSQADNCLGLEVVTGTGEIVWCTPEENSELFYHVLCGYGQFGIITKVKNRLRKYRPYTRSYFLCYDDLDQLLHDARRLVSEGRIDGLVSLFSPCLQGISRKENQMKPLIQWFYRMQITIEVDSVHEINEAELLGSLNFYRHIHTEDLTFEKFIQPLGQVPHPVNTANTWIDVLLPASRAKEFIDIAIQRLPGFVDFRTVPVGSFCLNSCKHKMPMFPLPDDELIIGLGMYPTIPKAQVQVVLEQLNLLTDLGLQMGGKRYMATWADFDLPRWRSQFGNYWSTVNDMKRKYDPCGILNPGFFKYEQLVETGANRNPTPSPSPQARRGTGI